The sequence below is a genomic window from Spirochaetae bacterium HGW-Spirochaetae-1.
GTAAACCTGGCCGTCGCTTGAGTCGGCAAGAACGATGAAGAGAGCAAAGCCCGTTCCCCAATAGAAAAAGCGCGTTTTCGTAACCGCCATATTGTCGGTTTGACAATCATTCATGAAAATTCCGAAGCGGTCGAGAAGCCGTGAACCTGAATGGCGGTCAGGCAGGCTGGTATTCAGACACGTGGTTATTTCTTTCCTCAGATGGGGCGTTTCCCGAATAAGGGTCTCCATGAAGAGCTCATTATGCCGTTCCAGTTCCTTCTCGGCAATCTTTGCCGGCAGTGTCACGGGAATGAGTAGTAAAATCATTATGATGCTGTATATGCCTGAAAAGTTCATATCCATGAATTCCAAATAAACCGATATCAATAGTATATGATGCTATACTACGACGATCACATTTCAAGCAATTTTTATGGCAACTACCGCAATTGGTGAATAGAGTCGGCAGGATATGAATATAAAGATATTGCTTCCCCGGGCCCTGGCCGTGTTTATCTGTTTCATGTTATTTGTTCCTTTTGTATATATCGTCCTGGTATACCATGAAAGCTTTGATGTAATTAAACAGGAACTCATATTCAGGCCGAAACTGTCCACCTGCATCTATGATGCGAACGGAGAGCTCGTTGCCGAGCTTTTCAATGAAAACAGGAGGTATGCTGCACTGGGAGATATCTCTCCTGAGATCATCAAGGCCTTCCTGGTCGCCGAAGACAGGGATTTTTACCGGCACAGCGGATATGATTTTATCTCCATGGCCCGGGCCCTGATTATAGACCTGGCGAGCGGTGAGATCCGGCAGGGAGGGTCCACCATCACCCAGCAGTTGGCCAAGCAGCTTTATACCGGCCAGGAGCGGACTATACGCCGCAAAATACAGGAAATCTTTATCGCCCGGGAACTGGAACGGCAGTATGACAAGGACCGGATTCTGGAGATGTACCTGAACCAGATATATTTCGGTCACGGCGTGTACGGGGTTGATTCGGCATGCCGCTTTTTTTTCCGGAAGAATGCAGGAGAATCGGGGGCTGCCGAGGCAGCTGTGCTGGCTGCCATACCTGCCGCTCCCAACCGCTATTCGCCGCTGAAAAATCCGCGGGACTCCATGCTTCGCAGCAGACAGATAATCGATGATGTGACAGGCGCCGGCCTGCTGGACAGGGAAAAAGCCCTGGAGGAATTTTCAGCTTTCTGGCATTCCTATGCCGGAGAGCTGGCAATAAGGGGATCATGGGAAAGCGTCAACAGTACGCCACACGATCGGGCGCCTCATTTTACCGATTACATGAGACGGGTGCTGATTAAAAAATACGGTGAAGACCGGGTTTATTCCGGCGGCCTGCGTGTGTATACGACCCTGGACCTTCGGCAGCAGGATATTGCCCAGAGGGTTGTGGCGGAAAAGGTGAAGGATCAGAGAATGACGGCCCGCCTGTATAATCGTGGTGCACTGAACGACATGGACAGGACCCTGGCCGGGGAATCGGCCCGGCGGCGAACGACTGGAAAAGAAGCGGCAATTCTTGCGTTGCTGTACCGGGAATTGCGACTGGCGGGTCTTGATGAACTGGAGTTGCTGACCGACCTGTTGAATGCCGATGGGGAGAGCGGGATGCTGGAGAGATTTTCGCGTCGTTACGAATCACTGGTTCGGGAATCGGCAGTTGAAGGAGCCTTTATCGCACTGGATGTGAAGAGCGGCGGCATCACAGCTATGGTGGGAGGCGGGGATGTCTATAACGGTAACCAGCTTAACCGGGCCATGCAGACCTATCGTCAGCCCGGTTCGGCGTTCAAGGCCTTCGTATATGGTGCAGGAATTGAACTGAAAAAAATATCACCGGCCACGGCCTTCCTCGATCTGCCCCTGGTGTTCAGGGAAGGAAAAAAAACATGGTCGCCTTCGAATTATGAAAAATCCTTCCAGGGCAGAGTTCTGGCCAGGAATGCCCTGGCGGCTTCGCTCAATGTCGCATCGGTCATGGTCTATGAAAAGACCGGTGGTGACAGTATAGCTCATTTTGCCTCGGGAATTATGGGAATTCCCCGGGAGCGTTTTGCCGTAGATCCCACGCTCGCCCTGGGAACCACGGAAGTGTCGCTCATGGAGATGGTGCGCGGTTTTGCCGCCTATGCCCGAAGCGGCACCGATGTGACCCCCCATGCCATCGTGAATATAACCGACAGCAGGGGCAGGAAAATATATGAACGAATTCCGGAAAAGAACAGGCGTGTTGTGAGCGGTGAAACTGCCTATATAATGACAAGCCTGTTGCGTGACGTGGTGGATCGGGGCACGGCACGGGGGGCGATACGGAACAAATCAGGGTTTTCCCTTCCTGCTGCGGGGAAAACCGGAACCAATACCAGCTACCGCGACGCATGGTTTATCGGCTATACGCCGGACCTTGTTGCGGGCGTCTGGTTCGGCTGCGATTCGCAGCTTTTCAGTCTCGGTTCCGGACAGGGTGGCGCCGAGGTGGCCGCTCCGGTGTGGGGTCGGTTCATGCGCGAGGTTTATTCCTCCCGGACAAAGGGCCGCTTTCCCGACAGGCCCGAGGGTGTGATTGCTCTCGATATTTGTTCCAAAACGGGAAATCTACCCGGGGCTGATTGTCCGGTGCGGAGCGAGGTGTTTATCAGGGGCACGGAACCAATGGAGAAATGCCGTGGAGACCACAGTGAAATTACCGGCCTCTTGAAACAGGCAAAGCAGGAGAAAGAGATTCTCCTGAACAGGGAACGTGAAAAAAGAGACAGGCGGGTCGTGGAAAAGCAGGGGATCGAAATTGAAGAGCATTATTTCTGAAAAGGCCCGGACGGGAGAACATGAGTGAATTGATAAACATCGTATGCAGTAATTGCCACACCAGGTATGCCATGACCCGGATCGATATAAATGATTTGCATGCATCAGTGATGGTGTGTGAAAAATGCCGGCGAAATATCAAGATAATACTGTGTCCCGGTTGCGAATCTTTCTATTCTCTGACTTATCAGCTGGTTCCCTATCAGCGATACATGATGGTGTGTAAAAAATGTTCGGCATCCTTCACGGTGACCTTTCCTGTAATGCAGGGACAGGTAATAAAAACTGATAAAACAATAATTCATGATACAACCGGGAATAGCATGATGTTCCGGATGGAGAACAGTGTCCGCGATGCGGTAAACAGGGTGCCGGTGTATGGCCGTAGGCATTCCGGCGAGAGGAGAGAAACCGCCCATGAGGCTGCACCGTGTGGAGTCGATGAAAATGACGGGGTATTCGGCTCGTTACTTTCCGTTATTGGAAAAACGTTTTCGCCGGCAAAAATTGCATTGGCCATCCCAGTTGTAATCATTATTCTTCTGGCCTTAACGTACCTGCGGGGCAGGGCTCCGGTTTTTGTGAGGCGGGGAGCCGTTGACTCATTTCTGAATATCCCGGTCATGGTATCAATCCTGGTGTTATATGTAATTACTGCCACGGCCATAGCCAGGGTGACCGTTGAGGATATGCTCCATGGCCGCGCGATGGGCATACGGAAAGCGGGAATGTTCGCCTTGAGAAAAGCAGGACTCGTGTCGATGGTCAATTTTCTTTTATGCGGTCTTCTCTTCGGTGCTTTCACCCTTTTCGGCATGATTCCCGTCGTAGGCCCGTTCTTTTTTGCATTGTCTTTCTTCCCTCTCTACGTTATAACCGTTATCATCATCATGATGATGATAACGGGATTCTGGTTTTATCCCCCGTTCCTGGCCTGTTCCCGTGAGAATGAGGAAAACAAAGAAAAAACATTTCTGCATTTTTTACTGCGCCACTTTATGGCACTCCTGTATCTTGTCCCCATAATGATCATTGTCTGTGCCATTATATTTTCTGCCGTCTTTTCATTGCACTACGGGGCTTTGTCCGTCATGGCAGCCATTGTCAGGCTTGTGCCGGGTTCGGAGGCGGTGAAAACTCTTAATGCCATACCACCCGTTTTAAGTGTCGTGACCGATTTGTCCCTCCTGGCCAGGAATATGGACCTGGCAGGTACTTTACTGAAAGAACTTTATGTCTACCATAAAATCGCCGGACTCATCATGGGCCTTATTTTTTCAGGTCTGACTGTAATGTTTTTCTCGGTCATGATGTCTTTCACTGCTACACTATCGGCGGCGGTATATGTGTTACTTTGCCGAGGACAAAAGGTGACCGATACGGGTATTATGCGTGTCATGCTTTTCATCCTGTTCGCTCTGGGCATCCTGTATTTTTTTAAGAAACTGTACCTGTAAACCCGATAGCAAATCTCAAAAAGTTCTTGTAATAATTACTATATCGTCTTGAGTGAGATGGAAGAGGACGTTATAGCAGTGATTATTAGAAGTTCCCTTATTTTAAACAGGAAGGTATTTTATGAAAATTAATGAATTGTTCAGTCTAAAGGGAAAGGTGGCAATCGTCACGGGCGGCGGACGCGGTATTGGCCAGTTTATCGCTACCGGCCTGGCGGAAGCGGGAGCAAACGTAGTGATAGCCTCACGAAAAATGGAAAAACTGGAGGAGACGGCAAAGGAACTGGAATCCCTGGGAGTAAAAGCAATGGCCGTCAAATGCGACATGGGGGTCAAGGAGGATATCGAGGCACTGGCCGATATCGCCGTGAAGGAGTTCGGTACCGTCGATATACTGGTCAATAACGCCGGCGTGACCTGGGGCGCTCCCACGCTGGATTATCCCCTGGATAAATGGGACAGGATATTCAACGTGAATGTGCGGGGGGTATGGATACTCTCGCAGAAGATCGCGAATGTGATGAAGGAGAAAGGCGGCGGCAAGATCATCAATATTTCTTCGGTTTACGGATCGCGAGGTTCGCTTGAAATCGCCCATCCCGCCGTTGCGTATAATTCCTCAAAAGCGGCAATAGAGGTCCTCACCAAGAATCTCGCCGTGAAGCTTGCCCAGCACAAGATCCATGTAAACTGCATTGCACCCGGTTTTTTCCACACCGACATGATGGATTATATTTTTAAACCGGAGATGAAACCAATACTGGACGCCACACTGGGCTTTATTCCGCTTACGAGAGTCGGTCTCGAGGACGACATTAAGGGAGTAGCTGTATTCCTTGCCTCAAAGGCGTCGGATTACCTCACCGGGGCCGTAATTCCCGTTGACGGCGGGCTTCTTTCGAAATAGGTCTTTTACCTGAAAAGGCAATCCGCTGGCGTGATTATTTTTCTTCCTCTCTCTGAAGGGAGGGGAAGAAAAAAACTATCAACCGTAAATCGGTCTTCCCGGTAAACATAAATCAATTGTTATGCTGAAGTTATAATGTAGTAGGTCTCCGGTTCATTCTGGTTTTTTACCGTAACTGTGTTGACGCGGGCTCTCATCTCAAAACCCGGACCCTCGCTTGACCGGAATTTCAGCACACCATCCCACTGCTTGTCCGATACCAGCCGTTCCCGTACTCCCTGGAGTTCACCCATCGTCGTTTCAATGCAATCCATCAGCGTTTGCGCGATAATGACGTTTTTCATGAATCCAGTGATCCTGCTGTACTGTTCATTGACATATTCGATGATGCCTCCCGCGTTGATAATCACTATGGCGGCAGGACTGGCGTCCAGGACCTGAGAAAGAACTTCGACTCTGCTTGATGCTGCCTCTTTCTGGCGTATGTTTTCATCGAGCCATTGAATGACCTGGGAAAGCCCGGCGGTTTTTTCTTCAACCTGGAGTTCCAGCTGATGATGCTCTTCCCGGAGTTCGGTCTGTCCTTCTGCTATTGCCCGGGACCGTTCGCGTTCACGGTAAAGCTCTTCCAGGGCATCGTGATATTCCGTCATATCGATAATCAGGGTAAGTTTTGAAATGGTTCCATCCATATTGTTTACCGGGGTACTGGTCATGCGGAACATACGGCTGTCGCGGGGGCTCGTGGTTTCATATTCAACCGTCTCTCCATGGAAAACACGGTCGTTCATACAATGGGCACATTCATTGTCAAGGCCGTGGAGTGCCCTGTAACAAAGTTCGCCCGTGGCATCGTATCCTGTTCTTTCGATGAGGCGTTGATTCATGTACTGAATCCGGTAGTCCCGGGAGGATATATAAATATAGCCCGGAAAAGAACAGAAAATGGCCTTCAGGATATTGCTTTCATTGAACTGCATCATTATCGCTCTTGGAAATATCGTACTGTCAGGATTGATTTTATCATGACTCCTGCATACGGTATAGCATGTATCGGCGATTGAGTCAATAATGATAATTTATGCCGGGGGAATTAATTTATTCTTGGTCATAATTCAAAGATGTTGCGTATGATGAATGAATGGTTGCTGAAAAAAATACGAAAAAGAAGAACTGTTCAGGAATAAATATATCATCGTGCGTTTTCTGAATTAAAAGCCGATGTAAAATCCATTGTTCTGTGAGGCAAGCTGGCGCAGGAAATCAACGGCTTCAGTGTCTTCCTGGTTTCTGAATTCAGTGCCGATACCCATGGTAAAAATTTTCATGTTACGCCTGTTCATGGATTTAATTTTTTTCAGGAGCTCATTTTTGGTAGTGGTTTTTTTCCGCAGCGAGTCGGGCTGTCCGTCACTGAAGAGTATGATGCCCTCGGCGCTGCGATACGTGTCCCTGGCGAGAATGAATTCAAGGGCGTATTCCGTGGGCGTGTCATGGTATGGTTTCAGGCAGGCTATTTTTTTATAAAAATCATATTTTTCTTTTTCCGATGATACGGTTGTGAGAGAACCCTCGAAGTAGCCGTACTTGTAGCAGGGAAGGTCCATGCTGTCATAGGCTTCATCCCGCCGTTCGAATTTCCGGCATCGGCTGTCAATATCCGGTTTGATGGTGAATCCGGGGCACTGTTCGCGGCTTATATTTTCAGCGAAGGCCGGGAAAAAAACTATATCGATCTGGTATTTCTCGTCCATGG
It includes:
- a CDS encoding gluconate 5-dehydrogenase (Involved in the nonphosphorylative, ketogenic oxidation of glucose and oxidizes gluconate to 5-ketogluconate), yielding MKINELFSLKGKVAIVTGGGRGIGQFIATGLAEAGANVVIASRKMEKLEETAKELESLGVKAMAVKCDMGVKEDIEALADIAVKEFGTVDILVNNAGVTWGAPTLDYPLDKWDRIFNVNVRGVWILSQKIANVMKEKGGGKIINISSVYGSRGSLEIAHPAVAYNSSKAAIEVLTKNLAVKLAQHKIHVNCIAPGFFHTDMMDYIFKPEMKPILDATLGFIPLTRVGLEDDIKGVAVFLASKASDYLTGAVIPVDGGLLSK